A genomic region of Candidatus Paceibacterota bacterium contains the following coding sequences:
- a CDS encoding co-chaperone GroES encodes MALNVKPLGDRVLVEPVEEKEVKKGGIIIPDTAKEKPQEGIVRVLGTGKKDDDGKKVAFEVKVGDRVLVSKYGGTEIKIDGKEYKLLSSDDLLAILE; translated from the coding sequence ATGGCATTAAACGTAAAACCTCTCGGCGACCGGGTTCTGGTAGAGCCGGTTGAAGAGAAAGAAGTGAAAAAGGGCGGAATCATTATCCCCGATACCGCCAAGGAAAAACCACAGGAAGGCATCGTCCGCGTGCTCGGCACGGGCAAAAAGGACGACGACGGCAAGAAAGTGGCGTTCGAAGTCAAGGTCGGCGACCGGGTGCTGGTCAGCAAGTACGGCGGCACCGAAATCAAGATCGACGGCAAGGAGTACAAGCTCCTCAGCTCGGACGACCTCCTGGCCATCCTTGAATAA
- a CDS encoding TCP-1/cpn60 chaperonin family protein yields MAAKQLLFDEAARQAVLRGVSKLSRAVTATLGPKGRNVVLDKKFGSPTVTKDGVTVAKEIELEDPYENMGAQMVREVASKTSDAAGDGTTTATVLAEAIYREGLKFVTAGGNPIGIQRGVMKAVEAAVAHLDKITKKVKDKEEIKQVATVSANWDTTIGE; encoded by the coding sequence ATGGCAGCTAAACAATTACTCTTCGACGAAGCCGCACGGCAGGCCGTGCTCCGCGGGGTGAGCAAGCTCTCCCGCGCCGTAACCGCCACCCTCGGCCCCAAGGGCCGCAACGTCGTGCTCGACAAGAAATTCGGCTCCCCCACGGTGACCAAAGACGGCGTCACCGTTGCCAAGGAAATCGAGCTGGAAGATCCTTATGAAAACATGGGCGCCCAGATGGTGCGCGAGGTCGCCAGCAAGACCAGCGACGCCGCCGGCGACGGCACGACCACCGCGACCGTCCTGGCCGAAGCCATCTACCGCGAAGGCCTGAAGTTCGTGACCGCCGGCGGCAACCCGATCGGCATCCAGCGCGGCGTCATGAAAGCCGTCGAGGCCGCCGTGGCGCACCTCGACAAGATCACCAAGAAGGTGAAGGACAAGGAAGAGATCAAGCAGGTCGCCACCGTGTCCGCCAACTGGGACACCACCATCGGCGAGA